From Flavobacteriales bacterium:
CTTTATGATTTGTGCGTTGGAGGAAGAGATATGCATCATCACGATGCAGAAGATCAGGGTGGCAGCTTGGCGGAGATTCATATACTGGTTCATGGTCTGATAGTTTTAGTAAGTATGTTTACTTAAAAAGTTCACCTGATCAATCGGATTTTGGTTGGTTGGAGCCCGGTTCTCGTTGAATGGTATTTTATTCTCGTTGAATGGTAATCAGGGAAATCACCTATAAACAGGATAGAAGGTGGGGTAAAATGCAATGATGGTATGGAAAGGCTTCCATACCATCACCGTGCTGAGACAGGCCTCAGACTATCGTGTCAGGATCTTTTGGGACAGGACTGAATTTCCTGACACCAGGGTAACCACGTACATGGTGTGACCATTCAGGTTCACGTCATACAGGGTTACACTGTTCATACCTTCCTGGCTTTGGAGGCTGCTGGTAGCGATCGTTCTTCCACTGAGGTCAGTGATCATTACACGAGCAGGTGCATTGTTGTCCTGCAGGAAGGAGATTTGCAGAAGACCTTCACCATCTGATTGGCGTACGGTGAGGTCATTGATGCTTGCTGAAGGAGCTACAGCCACTACTTCAGAGAAGCTGTTCTTTCCGTTGAAGTCTGTTTGGCGGATGCGGAAGTAGCGTGTGAAGGGAGCAGCCTCAACATTCATGTTATAAGTGTTGGTTGTTGTGCTGTTTCCTGCACCTTGTACAGTTGTGATGGCTTCGAAAGACACACCATCAGTGCATACTTCAACGGAGAAGAAGTCGTTGTTGATCTCGGTGGCAGTGGCCCACTCGAGGTTCACTCCGTTGTCGTTGCTGGTGGCATTCAGGTACAACCAGCTGACAGGCAGTGCGCCGGGGGTGTGAGAGAGACCATGAACTTCCATTTGCTTTACCGCACCGGCAACGCCACCGTACAATTTCACTTCAATTTCATCGAAGTCTGCATCTGCGAAGAAATATACTTCATAAACGGTCAGACTTGAAGCCTGAAGTTGAACAGTCATATCGGAACCGGTGAAGGTGCTTCCTACCTGAACACCGTCGTTATACAGGGTCACTTCAAGAGAGCTGAGCTCTGTTGCGGTCAGGGCAGCGGACCCTGAAGCGGCTACGGCTACCTTGTTACCGGCGATACCGTCTTCGGTGAAGGAAAAGCGCTCGTATACAAAAGTACCGGTTTTGGAAGCGTGGCTTTTCAGTGTTGCTGAGGTAGCCATATCAGAACCAAGGGCGTCATCTGCGTTGAGCACTTTGCAACCTTTGCACTCGTCGTTCATTCCGTTGCTTTGAGCTGCGGCATAAACAGTAGCGTTAGCATTGGAGATCATCAATGAGAGGTAGGCGAGGATCAGGGTTGCTTTTTTCACGGTGTTGATTTGTTGGTTCATGGTTTTGATTGTTTAATCACCCATGTTTACCGGAAAGCGTTCCCCTTTAGAAGGGATATTAGTTGACCGGGTCCAACAACTCGTTGAACGGTATGTCGACCTCGCTGAACGGGGAGGGCAAAAATGTTCGAAAAGCAGTGTTTGTGGCTATTTCAGCAGGTTGAGCTTGCTTAGTAAGGCCTTCTTGTTTGATCGGCTGACCGGCACATTATGCCCATCCATAACGGCCACGAAATCGTCTATGGCCATGATGCGATCAATGCGTGCAATATAGGAGCGGTGTGTTTGGAAAAAATTCTCTTCTCCGAGTTTTTCACTGATCTCGGCCAGGGTGGAATATACGGTGTATTTGTGGTTGGCGGTGTGGATGGAAATATAGTCTCCAAGAGCCTGCACATAGAAGATATCCGCTTTTCGGATACGGACAAGGGCTCCGTCTGCTTTCACGAATATCTCATCCTTGTCGGGGGCTTTGGTGGTTTCAATTTCCTTCCCTGCCTGCTCCTGCGCCTTTTTCACGGCTTTCAGAAAACGTGCATAGTTCACAGGTTTTACGAGGTAGTCCACTACGTTGTATTCAAATGCTTCCAGGGCGTATTCTTTATGGGAGGTCACCAAAATGACCATGGGTAAATCCGGCAAGTTCTTGATCAGATCCATTCCGGTCATGTCGGGCATTTCTATATCCAGAAAGATCAGGTCAGGGGGGGATTTCATCAAGCCTATGGTTGCTTCGGTACCGTTATCGTAAATCGCCTGAAGGCTCAGTTCGTCGGTTTCCTCGATAAAATTCTTGAGCATGCTTTGTGACATGCGATTGTCATCAATGACTGTACAGCTTAGCATGTTTTTAGGTATTTCTACTTACTCTGGCAAGGGTTTTCCCTTCTAAGTTAATAGGTAAATGTGAAAGGAAAAAATGAAAAACGGGCGGGTGCCAAACAAAAAAAGCGGAGAATGCTCTCCGCTTTTTCGTAACCAATTACCGCTACGCTATCATCAGTAATTGATCATGGATTGAACTTAAGCTTTACGCTACCGTATTTACATTCACTTACTTTTACCCGTGCCGTTGGTGCCTTGTCTTCACCTACAACCCCTGATACCTGGTAGGTGGTTGCTCCTTTGGATTCTTTGGTAAGGTTGGTGGCTTCACGGGGAAAGTCCAGCCCACCCATGGAACAGGAGCCGGAGAATTGAAAGGATGCATCGTCTTCAAAGTAAATCACGGCACTACCAAACTTGCAGTCAATATCCACTTCATCGAAACCTTTGGGGATATTTTTTACGGTGCAGTTTCCGTAATCCACTTTCAGGCTCAAGTATTCATCTACCCTGCCGATGTTATGGTTGGAGAACTTGCAATCAATTCGGGCCTCGCTTACCTGTCCTACCTGAACGAGCTTATCGTACTCAGAAATGTTATATAATTTATGGGTTTTATCCACCTGAAGACTGGAATACTTCGAATCTGCATCCAGGTGGTTTACCTCTGATATCTGGATATCCGAATAGCGGCTATTCATTTTGCAGGAAGTAATCTTATCGAGGTGGGCCTTTCCGAAGGACAGATCTACAACGTTGCTTTGCCCGGACAGACTGCCACATGTGAGTGTTCCATAAGAAACGTTCAGGTCACAGTTTCCGTCAAGTGCATTCACGAATACATCCCCGAATTTGTTTCGTACAACGAGGTTGTTGCTTTTCGGCATGGAGATGGTGTAATCTATCTTAAGTTTATTGCAGGTTTTTCCTGTTAATTGACAGTTGATCTCCGTGATGGCCTTCACATGGTCCGCGCTGCCGGACATGGTCACATGAATATCGTCGAGAAGTTTCTGCCCTTTTTCCTTATTATCTACATCCACATAGGCAACGGCTTTGATATCCACTTTGTTCTGATCCCAGGTATTGATGTGTACTTTTCCGTATTTATTCTGGATCTCTACCGTGGCGTCTTTGTTCACCTCGTAGGATTGTTTCCACTCCCGGGTAAGCTCGTCTATGACGATGGCCCACGCATTGGCCACCAGCAGGGTAAGGGCGAGACCGAATGCAATTAGTGATTTAGCTTTCCATGTTTTCATCTTCGTAGGTATTTTTTAGTTCTTCTCCCTGACTTTTCAAATTCAGAATATGTTCAATGAGGTCAAGCCTCAGCCGGTAGTTTTGTATCATCGCATTGATCACCTGTTCACTGGTCTGATTTCCTGCCAGGTCCCGGCTCAATTCATTGTAATCCTTTTCCAGGCCTTTCAGCTGATCCACAATTTCTTTGTACATCAGGCTGTCCTTCTCCTTATAGGGTGACAGATCAGCCATCTTTTCCCTG
This genomic window contains:
- a CDS encoding T9SS type A sorting domain-containing protein; amino-acid sequence: MNQQINTVKKATLILAYLSLMISNANATVYAAAQSNGMNDECKGCKVLNADDALGSDMATSATLKSHASKTGTFVYERFSFTEDGIAGNKVAVAASGSAALTATELSSLEVTLYNDGVQVGSTFTGSDMTVQLQASSLTVYEVYFFADADFDEIEVKLYGGVAGAVKQMEVHGLSHTPGALPVSWLYLNATSNDNGVNLEWATATEINNDFFSVEVCTDGVSFEAITTVQGAGNSTTTNTYNMNVEAAPFTRYFRIRQTDFNGKNSFSEVVAVAPSASINDLTVRQSDGEGLLQISFLQDNNAPARVMITDLSGRTIATSSLQSQEGMNSVTLYDVNLNGHTMYVVTLVSGNSVLSQKILTR
- a CDS encoding response regulator transcription factor; amino-acid sequence: MLSCTVIDDNRMSQSMLKNFIEETDELSLQAIYDNGTEATIGLMKSPPDLIFLDIEMPDMTGMDLIKNLPDLPMVILVTSHKEYALEAFEYNVVDYLVKPVNYARFLKAVKKAQEQAGKEIETTKAPDKDEIFVKADGALVRIRKADIFYVQALGDYISIHTANHKYTVYSTLAEISEKLGEENFFQTHRSYIARIDRIMAIDDFVAVMDGHNVPVSRSNKKALLSKLNLLK